In the Nothobranchius furzeri strain GRZ-AD chromosome 1, NfurGRZ-RIMD1, whole genome shotgun sequence genome, GATGATCTCACCCTCCCACAGTTTGTGCTGAAAGAAGAGAAGGATTTGGGTTACTGCACGAAGCACTACAATACAGGTGCTCTGTGGGTTGGAGTGCTCAAAAGACGACCTTTCAGATTACATTAATATTTCAAACATCCACATGTGACGGGGGTTTTAATGTTGCCTGCAGGTAAATTCACCTGCATCGAGGTAAAGTTCCACCTGGAAAGGCAGATGGGTTACTACCTGATACAGATGTACATCCCTTCACTCCTCATCGTCATCCTCTCTTGGGTGTCTTTTTGGATTAATATGGACGCTGCGCCAGCCAGAGTTGGTCTGGGTATCACCACCGTGCTGACGATGACCACACAGAGTTCTGGCTCCAGAGCATCGCTCCCCAAAGTGAGTCTGCAGACGGGACCATGACCGTACCTGTTTGCAATGAGAAGCAGTACATGTTTGTTATATGCAGATGTAAAATGTTTCAGTCactgcaaaaaaaggtaaaatgaTGAAAACAGTGTTGGCTgcaaagttttattctattttgtgCCTTTCTTAAATTAAAGTAGACCCTAGGCACTCAAAAGCAAACACACGGCATCTAAATATCAGCAGGGAGAAGATGATATGACAAACTTCCACCAGCTTAGTCGAAAGGTCAGTGAATAAATTATAAATATAGGTTTAAAAGTGAAGATTATTCTGACATTTTGTTTTGACTCTCTTTAAAAAAGGTCTCCTGATTTGAAAATACCATCACCTTTTGGCTGCTTGTTTCCTGACAAGACCAGAAACATTTCAGAGAAAAGAGGCCAGACATTTAAtctcagttacatatttgtgaaaGCCGTTCTTGCCGTGATCCCCAAGGCTTGTTATAGAAACGATTGGAGGAGGATTTGGTTTTGAGCAAACTGCTCGGAGGTATTTAGTCATGACTTGCTGATTCTGCGTGAGGCAGATCCTGATTTATGATGAGGTTAGAGAGAATAATTAGGAAAAGCACAATAGATGTGTCATTccctttctttttttaatttcagTGTTTCTGTGACAGTCAGCAAAATGCGGCTTAATTGACTGTAGCTTCCACACGAAGCACGGACACTGCTTATGCACTGTGACACATCTTTTTTCATAAACCCCTCAAGTGTGTGTTGGGACCTGTCCTACAGCTCAGTGTCAGCCGTCCACCAGCAGCTGACTCATTTCTGTTCTGGGTCATCCCATGGATGTGTCTCAGTGCAGTCGCAAGCTTTGAACGACTTGCAGATGATCCATTAGCTGTTTTGATTGGCGGTTAATTTAGTTGTTCCTTCACAGGTGTCATACGTGAAGGCCATTGACATttggatggcagtgtgtcttctgtTCGTGTTCGCAGCCCTGCTGGAGTACGCAGCTGTCAACTTTGTCTCAAGGCAACACAAGGAGTTCATCAGGCTGAGGAAAAAGCAGCGGCAGCAGAGAATAGTAAGCAAATTGTGCAGAAATACATAGATGAACCCTGCATCCAAAAGGAGAAACATAAAAACTGGCACTGTTGCACTCTGAATCAGATTCCAGAAATttaaggtgcacacacacacacacacacacacacacacacacacacatctccttgtCAGCTCCCATAACATCGACTTACGCCTCTTGTTATTGTGGCATGCTGTATATTCAGGAACTGACAACATCAACACGCTACAGCTGGCTGTCATATTACATGAAGAAGATCTGCTCATTTCAGCTCGGCTCATTTCCATGCTGGGCACTGACCTGTGAGCAGCTTTGTGAACCTTCATCTCCATCACTGCATTTGACATAGAGGTTCAGCCTTTCCACTGGCCTCACAGCACTGGTTCATACTTTTGCTGCTGAGTTTATACAGACTGTTTCAAAGAAATAACAGTTGAGACAGGCTGATTCTGGTCTCTGTTGAGTTACTTTGCCTGGTTCATGTTCACTGGACAAATGTGTGTTGTGTAAATATTGTAGACCTAAAATACTTTAAAACATTACAGAGTAAAGCATTACCTTTGGCAGTTTTTAACTTAAACTATAACTTTGTTTAAGGCAGTTAGACTCTTCTGCAACATTGTTGTCTCAGCCATCAGTGCTAATGCTAAGCATCTCTTATTTTGGTTTCCTTTCAAGATTCCTGTAATGTCTAAacagtattgtgtgtgtgtgtgtgtgtgtgtgtgtgtatatatatatacatatatatatatatatatatatatatatatatatatatatatatatatatatatatatatatggagaaTATAAATGGACAGACAGACATATATATGTTTATTTTATTACAGTGTCGTAGGTCTGCATATACACTTTTTAAATGTCACATCATTTATCTATTGGAATTATGACTGATGTCCAAAGGTGAAAACTTCATGGTCTGTTTTTAAATTACATTGATGGGAAAAGCCCACAGTGAATCTCAAAATATGTTGAACTAAGAACTGTTGATTTAACTTTCTTTACACATAAAATTCAGAGTCCtagatttaaaggtgcagtatgtaagaatgtagtgagaattttacagcgagaaaatcccaaaagagtctgatgtttcagtcatgttggaaggaaggttatactgaagcatgtttcatatccagctgtggggattgtcagtttttttcctttcaaaacaaaggaaggagggacgtaactgtttaccatcagtggctgtggggttgccatgtctcctgcgaCCTAACACTGCAGCGTGACagttgtaatttgacgacggccagcaaaaagctccagagtggtttaaagtggttgcagtaaccaaatatttaccacaggatgtcatttttacttcattattacataatgcacctttaaagataAACAGAACTATAAAAGTTACTTTCCCTTTATAGGTCAGTCATACTCTGTGAACTGGATCCATTTCTTTACAGACAACTAAGAGACTAGTGTCTTTTTTTCACCTAAAGATGGAGACCAGGCATCATCACAACTGATTAGAGGTCAGAAAACATCCCAGAGTTACAGCTAGGTTCTGTGTAAATGCAGATTTGTTGTCTTTCATGAGATCAGTCACACAATTAGTCCCGTTGAGATGTTTGAGGTCACAGACCGTCCACCCCATAGGCACAGACATGCATCCAGATTAGCTGTGGATAGAGAAGTTATGAGTCTAATGGAGCATGCAGATCCCAGACCAACACAGGTTTAATGAAGGTGTTTGTCCAGCTTCATGTTCTTAAAGATATCAAAGATTTCAAACAGCTACTATATTCTGTTTTCCACATGCATCAAAAATaatcaaagtttttttttctacagAAATAACTTTTTGCTTCAGGTTTATTTATTTCGCTCAACATGTGCTGACAGCCACAGATGATGCCTTTTGTTGTTTCAAAtacttcttgtttttaaaaaatatatatttcaagGTACAAAAGAACTGAAaagttctaaactaatgattttccCATGGGGTGTTATGCAATAGTTTAATAGCAGTTAAATCTTGAATAAAGAACAGtaacttttgttttctgttttccttTTCGACGGAGACGATTGGCAGTCAGGCTGGGAGTGTTGAGTCGTTGCGGAAAGGCGCTGACAATCCTGGTAACAACTCAGCCTACAGAAGTCTGAGTCAGCGTTGCAGCGTCTGTGCAagggtaaaaataaaaataaatcaaacgAACCCTGCATCAACTCTGACCTTTCAACCCAATTTTTATTCACACCTCCCAaattgattgtgttgtgaaactTTCACCTCAAATGTGATTTTATCCTGGCACTTCCCTCACAACTAAATCCTCATTGTGCCACCTGTACTGCTCTCTGCATCTGACCTTCTGCTTGTGTGTACCAGTGATGTCCTAAACACAACCTGCAGACATTCATTCTTCCCCTATGTTAATATTCAGCAAACCCTTTCTGCTCTATTGCTTCACTTCCAGTGGATTCTGTGTTTTCTTGGGTTTACATCTTGTAGTTGTCCTTTTTCTGATAACTTGGAGTTAGAAGGCATAATAATCATgccattattacagtcatgtgtgATGGAAAATTATTTTCCCCCATTTTTATGGTAAATTTTGATGCATTTGTGGATGATTTTCTTTATGGTTGAATAATAAATTAGGAATATTTTGGAAACATTTTTGAGCCCTTCACAAACCATTTTCTTCTGGCAGcccaggttttttttttccattttactGAAACCATGATGGCACTTCAAAAGTTCAGATATCACCAGACCACATGTCAGAAATATGAAAAAGAGACTATCCTCCTGCAAGACTCTAAGGAAATTTCCACCTCCAGCTTCTGAAGTTCAAACACTGGATTCAAGTTTAGTGGATTTAGAGAAGTGGTTACTTATTACATGCCTCAAGTTTTGTTTATAACtttgaaacaacaacaacaatatttaCTTGTTAAACTTTCTCTGATTTACTTTTTACCCCTCCCTGGATTGCCactttaccgtggtggaggggtttgagtgttccAATGATCTGAGGCTTTAAGCCTCTAGTAGGgtccccatggcaaacaggtcctaggtgagggatcagacaaagtgctgCCCAAAGACCCCTCATGATGATTAATATAAATGGACACAGTGTTCCCTCACCCAGACGCGGGTTACCGGGGACCCACTCTGGAGGCAGGCCTGGAGGTAaggcacgttggcgagcacctAGTTCGCCCATGGAGCCcgtccgggcacagcccgaagaagacaattgggtcccccttcccatgggctcaccaattgtggaaggggccaaaggggttggatGCAGTGTGTGATGGATGGCAGCCGAAGGCGGGGAtcttggcagtctgatcctcggctacagaagctggccctaggtatgtggaatgtcacctctctgctggggaaggagcctgagttggtgtgtgaggtgagagattccgactagatatagctaGACTCACCTTGACGCGTGGCTCTGGCTGCAGAATCAGTTTTCTTGAgacgggttggacactctaccactctggagttgtccTAACGGAGAGGCGCCAAGCAGAGGTGAGCATACTGGTTGACCCCCATCTTGGTGCTTGTACGTtgaggtttaccccggtgaatgagagggttgTCCCCCTCTGCCTATGTGTATGgggatgggtcctgactgttgtctgtgcttatgcaccaaactgtagCTCaggctacccaccctttttggagaccttggaggggttgctggagagcactccttctggtgactccctcgttctgctgtggGACTTGAactctcacgtgggcaacgacactgagacttggagaggtgtggttgggaggaacggcccccctgatctgaatttgagtggtgttttgttactggacttATGTGTTCTTGGCACCAAACATATTGTTAGAGTCTGATCCTGTCAAAAGAAGTTTAAATTCCCAtttctgacagaacttccaaaatgttctgggggaggcaaGGGACACTGAGTCCGATTGGGCCATGTTCCGTACTTCCAATGTTGAGGTGGCCGACTGGAGCTGCAGCCGcaggtgcctgtcatggtggcaatccccaaacccgctggtgaaCACCGACAGCTAGGGATgccatcaagctgaagaaagagtcctatcaggtctttttggcctgtgggactccagcagGCCAAGCGGGTAATCacagagatccgcccagagttccttaagactCTGGGTTCTGTAGGGTTGTATTGGCTGATGCTGCTCTGCAATATCACATGGAGATTGGAGGCAGTGTCACTGGACTGGCTGACcagctgcttatctggggtcgggtcgcggtGGCAGCCACCTaaccagagaggcccagacttccctcttcccatccacttgggccagctactcTGGAGGAATCCAAGGCATTCCTTGGCCAGCCAAAAGACATAATCCTTCCAGagtatcctgggtcttcctttaggtcttctcttggttggacgtgcctggaaaacctcaccgggaaggtgttcaggaggcatcctaactatatGCACAAGCCACCTTGCTCCTCTTCTCCTCCACAGGagaagcgggtctactccgagcccctctcggatgacagagcttctcaccatctctaagggagagcatagccaccctgtggagaaaactaattttggccacttgtatctgcgatctcgttcttttggtcactacccaaagctcgtgaccataggtgagggttggaaagtAGATCAACCAATAAATCCAGAGCCTTGCCTTccgtctcagctctctcttcaccacaacgaacagtgacaacacccgcatcactgcagatgccgcacCAGTCCACCTATTGGTCTCTCGTCCCagcttcccctcactcgtgaacaagaccccaagatatttaaactcctccacttgggggcagggcctcatccctgacctacAAGACATTTGGATGggaggagccgattctcatcccagctgattCACACTCGCCTGCAAACCgttccagtgagagccggagatcacgttctgatgaagccagcaggaccacatcatctgcaaaaagcagagacctgatccttaggccaccaaaacaggtcagtcaacaccttggctgcacctagaaatccagatttccaaaacttaattaaaataaGAGGGGCCATTTAGATGTGCTGTAAAAGTTTCAACGTCTGAGCCTTTTATGCATGGTGCAGTTTGTCATTTTACAGTATCTGTAAAGTTATTTATTACTAAAAGGAGGCAGCTTAAGAAACAAACACAGAAGGTCAGCGAGGGTTTTTAAAACTAGATTTAATATAAGAGTGAAGACAAGATGGGTGTCAAATACATTATTAGCATTAGTGTCTCTGTGTCAAATAAGTGTAACTAATAGACAGAACTTGGCAGCGTATCCAAGAGCTGCCTGAGTCGGAGACATAGAGAGGAGGGATTAGAGCTTTCAGGCTGACCTCTAATCATCCAATTTAGATCAAACATCTTCACTTCCTTCTGCTAAAGTAAATCTTTATAAGTGTCAAAGGGCTGTCAGAGTTAAGCTGTTTGTCTGTTAATATTCTCTTTAAAGGGAAGGACCACCGTCTCCCTCACTGTGTATAATAATAACAATGGCATCTCCATTCCTCAAAGCAGAAGGCCGAATCATATAATTAGTTATTGCTTTTTAAGGGCCTTCTACTGAACTTTATTCAGCCTTTTTACGATAAAACTTTTAAACAGTTTATAAGAATAAGTGTAGTAAATTTGAGTTTAAGAGTAATTTACAAAAAAATCACTGTAAAAATTGTAAAAGACCTGATTACAAATTCTTCATTAtctaataaatatttttttctgaatataGAAAAGAAAAATCGGAGAGTAAATGATTTAATCAGAAAAATTtctgatttatttattaaaaatctTCTGAGGATATGTGAatgattttaaagagcaagtcacctaccAGAGTCGTACTCCACCCACACTTCTTGTTGCACTAAAAGGAAGATTTGCCTGCTGAAATGACAGGGCTCCAGCTACACCAACAGCCCCGCCTTAACACCATCTGGATGATTTCTTTCCACCTCCCTTAAGCGAGAAAAGGAAGAAAGTTTTGTTGGAAGAGGCGAGTGACCCTAAGTCACATTGTTTCATATCAGATTGTGAGTTGGCCAAGGTCACCTAGGCCAGCTGGAGGCATGGCTGGCTCCAAGACTTGGCTGCTTCAATATCCCTCTCGTGGCAATACATCAGACACAGCACTGTGCATTTGTCACAATATACCATTTCAGTCAATAGTGAAGGCTGattaaaattcaaatgtagtgcagagttgttAGGAAGTCAAGGAGGGTGTAAcacaagttcaattcaattcaattcaattttatttatatagcgccaaatcacgacaagagtcgtctcaaggcacttcacataataaacattccaatccaggtcagttcattaagccaatcagaattttttttttcctatataaggaatccagcaaattgcatctttacagcaatcctcatactaagcaagcatttagcgacagtggagaggaaaactcccttttaacaggaagaaacctcccaagaatcctggctcagtataagcagccatccaccacgactcactggggatcgagaagacagagcagacacacacacacacacacacacacacacacacacacacacacacacacacacaccaagcaatgtgtaatAAAATATGAAAGGAACTGAACTAAAGTCTTCCAAAGCATAGGAAGGTTTATGATAGCAAAACTGTTCACTCAAAACAAGACGAGGCTCAACACTATAATAAGCAAAAGGGGACTCCTGTACTTAACTATAAATACCTAAACCAGTTTGATGAAACTAATAAACACAAAAGGCCAGATAAACCCACAGCTGCAATttccaaaaacaaaacaggaaggTCTAAAACTAGCTACTCCTCTATTTCTCAAGCAGGAAGGTTAAAGTAGCTAAAACCAACACAAAACAAAGCTGAAAAGCTACTCGCACAACTGGTGGAAAACCGGGTCAAACACTCAAGCGGTCTAAAGAAACCGCACCACAAAAGTCTATAGTGTcttaaagacaactttaaactaaACAGTCTCATGAACTATAAGTTCTCTAATTAACGGCAAGTTCTTCAAGAACAAACACAGTCCAAAGCCAACAGGAACAACAGCAAAGGTCTGATTTTCATTTCTGACTGGAGAGCTCAGCCTTATCCAAGCTTGAGCTTGTTGAGTGCAGATTGTTCTCAGCTGGTGCAGCGCAgcagcgtgcctctctccatgtgCTGAAAGGGTTAACTGGAGACATGAGTCTGAAACCAGTATGAAAGGGCAGCTTGTGGGAGCTGTCCAGGGTGCTGAAGAGGAAACTTACTAGGGACTGTAACAAGAGTTGTAACCTAAAGAGGGCGCCACACTGATAGTTTTAGtctgaatatttatattttaaataagatgcactaaaatgcctaAAGTATGTCAACAGTActgttagacactcgtttatgcaGTTTATCAGAATAAATGATGATTTGGGGGCCTTCTCAGTGGCCTCCAGATTCtatgagactgggagatcgggattctaaacctggtcgggtcataccaaagaccttaaaaatggAACCAGTGCCGTCCTGCTTCACATTCagctttaagaggttggattggggggtaaaaccaccaaatatagttcccgagtgcagccacagctgcagttcACCGCTCCCCTctgtggggatgggtcaaatgcgaagatgaatttcaccaatgtgtgatgatgactatgggactttaacttgctCCTTAAAGACTTTTGTGTGTTatagttcattttttaaatattctctTTCTGTTTGATTTGCCTGAAAACATTATTTATTCTGTTATCATAGAGTTAGAACTTTTTATCTTAATTATTGAAGTTATAATAAATGTTTCCACTTTGTTCTCCTCTGCCacctttttcttctacttctatGTCCCAAACCCATTTTTGTAATCGGTTCTGGAGCATAAAAGTAAAAAGCTGCACTGTAACTCTTGTTGATCCATCAAGTCGATCGAGTTTTCTCTCTGCTTTTCCACAGGAGGAAGAACTTGTGAGGGAGAGTCGTGGCTTTTACTTCAGGGGTTATGGACTTGGTCACTGCTTGCAAACCAAGGATGGTACTGGTGTGGAAGGAGCTACAGTGTTCGCACCACCACCCCCGATCACCATGTTCAACGGAGAAGTGCTGCACAAGCGTTTTGTGGACCGGGCCAAGCGGATCGACACCATATCCAGAGCCGTCTTTCCCTTGAGCTTTCTCATATTCAACATCTTCTACTGGGTCACGTATAAAGTGCTACGACATGAAGACATCCATGCAAATTTGTAAAAATACTTTTCGCCATTATTATGTGTTACTTTTTCTTCCCTCTGAACCAAAACTGCCTGTTTGATCTACATGAAAATGAGGAAAATGTGTCGAAAGGCATCACTGCTTCTCAGAGCCACAAAACAAAAAGgacaactttgtgctcaggtgCATCTTCAGAATCCCAGACATTGACAGATTAAGACTAGATTAATCTGAGTGGCTGTATGCTGGGGTAAGTgcgtttttgttttgatttgctCGGATCACAGGGCAGAACCCCTCCGGCACTTGTGGGCGTTGTTCCAGACGGTAAAGCTGATCCTGGCTGAATGAGACAAACGGACTTGAATTTTGACACAGCTTTAAATGAATGTTTTTACAACTTCAAATGAATCTATGTTGGGAAAGGGGAGGGCTCTTTGATATTTATGATTATTAATTAAACAAGGCTTAATGATTTTAGGTATGTGTAACTAAAAATTATATATAAAATGTAATAAATTGTATATAAAACAAAACTGTTAATTAaactgcacaaagcacaaatatGTATTTGCTTTTGTCAAAATTTAAATAAATTGTTATTCTGCCAGGAATCCAGTAATGGCTTTTTTCTAATCTGAGTATTTTGTTGATTATtgtgagaaaattaaaaatataggATGAAATTTAAAGGCTTTTTTCCAGCGCTCGAGAAATTCAATCACAGACTGCTGCATGACACTCAATTGCTTTTCTATTTCCATTAATAGCCCCCATCAGCTCATAAATCCCAGGAGGAAAGATGGCTTAAACTAAAATCAAAAGCATTACAAATGCTGCACATGTAAACAGACAATCGGCTCGCATGGGTTTAAGCCGTGAAACCACTCTCTACCAGAAGAGCTGTTGCTTCTTTCCCATCTCAGGAGTGACTTTGAAGGTGAGGAGAAGCAGGGATGTGGTGGAGGACGAATTGGTTTTTTAATGGGAAATCAGAGGGTTGTTTTATCAACTAATGAGTTTGAAAAGGGCTTGGCGTTCCAGTGCTAATGACAATGAATTCAGAGAGGCAGCTGGAAGCCTACTGTCCTTATTTCGACAATCCTAATCAACTCTTTTCTTTTTGTACGGGTCCCCTGTTAATGAAAAAGAGTGTGTTGGAATCCATTACTGTGTGAGCTCGTGCTTTGCTTTGATTTGACTTAATCATTCCTTCTAACAACATCCGACTTCAACATTGTTTTTTTATTGTGATATGTTGTTATTAGAGCAAAAGTTCCACATATTTTCAAGTTAGTGGCCTTCTGTCATCCAACCTTTGAGCTCAAAACTAACAAGTTTACCCTCATCATTTGTCCAGATAGCCTAAAGACACACTAGCTTGACAAACTCTATTATAGCATCCCTCATGCTCAGCCCTGACAGCTTAAGTAGATTTCTAAAATAAAATATGTGCATGGAAACGTCTAAACCATTGGCTGTGGCGTGTCACGGGCATTTCCCATCATTAATCCAAACTCTATAAGGATTAGTTCAGAATATTCTTAAATGGGCTTATTTTTGTTTTCCTGACTCCTGCAGAGAAGAGTTATCATGTAAAGGCACATTCAACGTTGAATTTGCTAAATCGTTTTGCATTTTGAGTGGTCAGGGTCATCTTAGTTGGTTAAGAGGATACAAGTTAAAGCAGTCCTAGAAAGGAGAGGTGAGCATGAGGGAgaggtgagcatgcgctgacggccgatcaccggatacacggcagcgtttgaagctgatggcagctcgttaacaaacatccacaaacaattaagacacattttcgcctaatttatttactgacaacgcaaaaaaataatctggtaagtataactcactcaatctggaggtaagtgaagagaattcagaaagtttactaaattatattgacgaagttttcgagttattcgtcatgggtccgaagaaatcagcagctgaggctgaaacacctgggatcaagaggagccgtcctcaggactcgcctgaggcctcatctccccggaaagacgtattagaattattagattctatagataaacggcttctgggatttgaggggcgacttcatctgctcgaggttcttcaccaggagtttcagaacctccgaacatctctggagttcagccaggagcaggttgagcggctcgctgctgagaacgcgtctctgcggaagtccgtctcttccctggaagagggaatgatgcggatcaccctggacaacaaaactctgaaggagacggttttggaccttcaggcccgcaacatgagggataatttggtgttcgcaggtctgccggagcagacgggaggggcggagaactgcgaacatacaatcaagaactttcttcagacagaaatgaagatacctgaagaaaaagttaaaaacatcacatttcaccgggtacatcgccttggagctaaaagaggagacagcagaagacctcgtcccatcgtggctaaatttgaacattttaagcagaaagatcttgttaaaagtcacggaagagagctcaaagggaaagatttcagcgtgaatgatcagttcccgaaggagattctggatcgacgccgggttctctttccgctgcgtaaaaagtttatccaggatgggaagagagctgtcatcgcggtggataagctttatgtggacaataaactttacaaggagcaaggagtgactgactggctgttttagcccaacatcaggtcagacatttactattcttatcaggattcactgggtttgatcacgtcaggattaaacagctgctaaatccgttttgtagatgataagatcacctgttcttcaccacctcacacccctattaccttttctttttagttcttacttcttttttaacctatatctgtaacttcccttcctttttacctgcttctgtacctttacacctgtatggcacaaccacacaactttccaacactgcgtcagactcgacacacacacgcacacgcacacacatgcacgcacatgcacgcgcacacgcacgcgcacacacacacacacacacacacacacacacacacatatatatattaaattcacagcacaatatcataatttatgcgtcaaataatacaaccacaaacactgttggatctttattattattattattattattattattattattattattatttacttttttgttattaacatactatttatacatttatatacttatcccatcttattcacatgaaggcgtcatattttagctactcacacacacatatatgggtgcactaagatttgtctcatggaactacatggagctggctccatagagaaaagattaaagatttttgatcagctaaagagagtgcaagcagacgtaatattgttacaagagactcatagatctgccacatccgcagatgaacttaaaacacctgagtttcccagcatgttctctgcctgctataactctaggcaaagaggtgtagctattttaatacacaaaaacatcaatttcacagtattggacacagtttctgatccagagggtagatttataatgttaaaattatctgtacagaaccaacgcttatgtatcgtcagcatatactgtc is a window encoding:
- the glra4a gene encoding glycine receptor subunit alpha-4 isoform X3, whose protein sequence is MLPQVVRILYVLSFCFFQGGFIRLSSCKEEIKPPSRAGPQLSPSDFLDKLMGKTSGYDARIRPNFKGPPVNVTCNIFINSFGSITETTMDYRLNVFLRQKWNDPRLAYSEYPDDSLDLDPSMLDSIWKPDLFFANEKGANFHEVTTDNKLLRIFQDGSVLYSIRLTLTLSCPMDLKNFPMDIQTCTMQLESFGYTMNDLIFEWLSDNPVQVADDLTLPQFVLKEEKDLGYCTKHYNTGKFTCIEVKFHLERQMGYYLIQMYIPSLLIVILSWVSFWINMDAAPARVGLGITTVLTMTTQSSGSRASLPKVSYVKAIDIWMAVCLLFVFAALLEYAAVNFVSRQHKEFIRLRKKQRQQRITIGSQAGSVESLRKGADNPGNNSAYRSLSQRCSVCAREEELVRESRGFYFRGYGLGHCLQTKDGTGVEGATVFAPPPPITMFNGEVLHKRFVDRAKRIDTISRAVFPLSFLIFNIFYWVTYKVLRHEDIHANL
- the glra4a gene encoding glycine receptor subunit alpha-4 isoform X2, with protein sequence MLPQVVRILYVLSFCFFQGGFIRLSSCKEEIKPPSRAGPQLSPSDFLDKLMGKTSGYDARIRPNFKGPPVNVTCNIFINSFGSITETTMDYRLNVFLRQKWNDPRLAYSEYPDDSLDLDPSMLDSIWKPDLFFANEKGANFHEVTTDNKLLRIFQDGSVLYSIRLTLTLSCPMDLKNFPMDIQTCTMQLESFGYTMNDLIFEWLSDNPVQVADDLTLPQFVLKEEKDLGYCTKHYNTGKFTCIEVKFHLERQMGYYLIQMYIPSLLIVILSWVSFWINMDAAPARVGLGITTVLTMTTQSSGSRASLPKVSYVKAIDIWMAVCLLFVFAALLEYAAVNFVSRQHKEFIRLRKKQRQQRIEEELVRESRGFYFRGYGLGHCLQTKDGTGVEGATVFAPPPPITMFNGEVLHKRFVDRAKRIDTISRAVFPLSFLIFNIFYWVTYKVLRHEDIHANL
- the glra4a gene encoding glycine receptor subunit alpha-4 isoform X1; its protein translation is MYSLIGPPVNVTCNIFINSFGSITETTMDYRLNVFLRQKWNDPRLAYSEYPDDSLDLDPSMLDSIWKPDLFFANEKGANFHEVTTDNKLLRIFQDGSVLYSIRLTLTLSCPMDLKNFPMDIQTCTMQLESFGYTMNDLIFEWLSDNPVQVADDLTLPQFVLKEEKDLGYCTKHYNTGKFTCIEVKFHLERQMGYYLIQMYIPSLLIVILSWVSFWINMDAAPARVGLGITTVLTMTTQSSGSRASLPKVSYVKAIDIWMAVCLLFVFAALLEYAAVNFVSRQHKEFIRLRKKQRQQRIEEELVRESRGFYFRGYGLGHCLQTKDGTGVEGATVFAPPPPITMFNGEVLHKRFVDRAKRIDTISRAVFPLSFLIFNIFYWVTYKVLRHEDIHANL